One Brassica napus cultivar Da-Ae chromosome A1, Da-Ae, whole genome shotgun sequence genomic region harbors:
- the LOC106440862 gene encoding AT-hook motif nuclear-localized protein 2-like, producing the protein METTREVVKTTGGIDGGLTVVRSNAPSEFHIAPKSETSNPRPTSVAPSLQPPQNSFASTGPPPATEGFSTRQMKKKRGRPRKYGHDGAAVTLSPNPISSAAPTTSHVIDFSAAEKRGRVKPATERSFVRTKYQVENLGEWAPSSAGANFTPHIITVNAGEDVTKRIISFSQQGSLAICVLCANGVVSSVTLRQPDSCGGTLTYEGRYEILSLSGSFMPIDSDGTRSRTGGMTVSLASPDGRVVGGGVAGSLVAATPIQLVLGSFIAETNQQHQNPRNQNHNFTPSPIPTIRPTSSSLQMDTTSSF; encoded by the exons ATGGAGACTACCAGAGAAGTTGTTAAGACAACCGGCGGCATCGACGGTGGCCTTACGGTAGTGAGATCCAACGCGCCGTCGGAGTTCCATATAGCTCCAAAGTCAGAAACTTCAAATCCACGTCCAACCTCCGTCGCTCCTTCACTTCAACCGCCTCAAAACTCCTTTGCTTCGACCGGGCCGCCGCCGGCAACAGAAGGTTTTTCCACCAGACAGATGAAGAAGAAACGTGGACGCCCTAGGAAGTACGGACACGACGGAGCGGCGGTGACGTTATCGCCGAATCCAATATCTTCAGCCGCACCAACGACTTCTCACGTCATCGACTTCTCGGCAGCTGAGAAACGTGGCAGAGTGAAACCAGCAACTGAAAGGTCCTTCGTCAGGACAAAGTACCAAGTCGAGAACTTAG GTGAATGGGCTCCTTCCTCTGCCGGCGCTAATTTCACGCCGCATATAATTACGGTCAACGCAGGCGAG GACGTAACGAAGAGGATAATATCGTTTTCTCAACAAGGGTCTCTCGCTATTTGCGTTCTCTGCGCTAACGGTGTCGTTTCAAGTGTTACACTTCGTCAGCCTGATTCATGTGGTGGTACATTGACATACGAG GGTCGATATGAGATACTATCACTGTCGGGATCATTCATGCCAATCGACTCGGACGGGACACGGAGCAGAACAGGTGGAATGACAGTGTCATTAGCTAGTCCTGATGGACGTGTAGTAGGAGGTGGAGTCGCTGGCTCGCTGGTTGCAGCCACTCCTATCCAGCTGGTCTTAGGAAGTTTCATAGCTGAAACCAACCAGCAACATCAGAATCCAAGGAATCAAAACCACAACTTCACGCCGTCTCCAATACCAACCATTCGTCCCACGTCATCTTCTCTCCAGATGGACACCACCTCTAGCTTCTAA
- the LOC106440853 gene encoding ACT domain-containing protein ACR7: MDLSDCSNEYEKLVVRMNMPRVVIDNGVCPNSTVVKIDSARSPWILLESVQLLTDMNLWIRKAYISSDGKWNMDVFHVSDLNGNKLTDENLIRYIEKSIETSHYTKSEGYTGLTALELTGTDRVGLLSEVFAVLADLSCDVVEAKAWTHNGRIALMIYVKDRNSGTSLDGDSDRVQRIEGKLRNLLKADDGYKNDTRTCVSYGGNNHMERRLHQRMFMDRDYEKKFDYETSPIVSVQNLPKRGYSVVNLQCKDRLKLLFDVVCTLTDMAYIVFHAAIRTVGETAFLEFYVRHSDGNPVNSEPERQRLIQCLQAAIERRTVKGVRLELCTVDRPGLLAEVTRILRENGSNIARAEISTKDGIAKNVFYVTDANGNLIDPEVIESIREKIGINDLSVKEQFPISCREKVEKKQQQEPQNHQGHNGGGTVLVSLGSLVMRNLYQLGLIKSYF; the protein is encoded by the exons atggatTTATCTGATTGCTCTAATGAATATGAGAAGCTTGTTGTACGGATGAACATGCCCAG GGTCGTAATTGACAATGGAGTTTGCCCTAATTCAACTGTCGTCAAG atcgATAGTGCAAGAAGCCCATGGATCCTGCTCGAATCTGTACAGCTTCTCACCGATATGAATCTTTGGATAAGGAAAGCTTACATTTCCTCTGACGGAAAATGGAATATGGATG TTTTTCATGTGAGCGATCTTAATGGCAACAAATTAACCGACGAGAACCTAATCCGTTACATAGAAAAG TCGATCGAGACGTCTCATTACACTAAAAGCGAAGGTTATACCGGTTTAACCGCTCTAGAGCTAACCGGAACCGACAGAGTTGGTTTACTCTCAGAGGTTTTCGCGGTTTTAGCTGATCTTTCATGTGATGTTGTTGAAGCTAAGGCATGGACGCATAACGGGAGGATCGCGTTGATGATCTATGTTAAAGACCGTAACTCCGGTACTTCTTTAGACGGAGATTCCGACCGTGTCCAACGTATAGAAGGGAAACTACGTAACTTACTAAAAGCAGACGATGGTTACAAAAACGACACGAGGACATGCGTATCATATGGTGGAAATAACCATATGGAGAGGAGGTTGCATCAGAGGATGTTTATGGACCGTGACTACGAGAAGAAGTTCGACTACGAGACATCTCCGATCGTTTCGGTACAAAATCTTCCGAAACGTGGTTACTCTGTCGTGAATTTGCAGTGCAAAGATCGCCTGAAGCTTTTGTTCGATGTTGTTTGCACGTTGACGGATATGGCCTACATTGTGTTCCATGCGGCGATTAGAACGGTTGGAGAAACAgcatttttggaattttatgtAAGACATAGTGATGGAAATCCGGTTAATTCAGAACCGGAGAGACAACGTTTGATCCAATGTTTACAAGCCGCAATTGAAAGAAGGACGGTTAAG GGTGTAAGATTGGAGTTATGCACGGTGGATAGACCAGGATTGTTAGCTGAAGTAACACGAATATTGAGGGAGAATGGATCAAACATTGCTAGAGCCGAGATATCGACTAAAGACGGTATAGCCAAGAATGTGTTCTATGTCACAGATGCAAACGGCAACCTTATTGATCCCGAGGTAATCGAATCCATTAGAGAGAAGATTGGAATCAATGATCTAAGTGTTAAAGAACAATTCCCGATTAGTTGCCGAGAGAAAGTTGAGaagaaacaacaacaagaacCGCAAAATCACCAAGGACACAATGGAGGAGGGACGGTGTTGGTTTCACTTGGGAGCCTGGTGATGAGAAATCTATACCAATTGGGTTTGATCAAATCATATTTTTAG